From the genome of Triticum aestivum cultivar Chinese Spring chromosome 3B, IWGSC CS RefSeq v2.1, whole genome shotgun sequence, one region includes:
- the LOC123070602 gene encoding ubiquitin-conjugating enzyme E2 36: MANSNLPRRIIKETQRLLSEPAPGISASPSEENMRYFNVMILGPAQSPYEGGVFKLELFLPEEYPMAAPKVRFLTKIYHPNIDKLGRICLDILKDKWSPALQIRTVLLSIQALLSAPNPDDPLSENIAKHWKSNEAEAVETAKEWTRLYASGA; the protein is encoded by the exons ATGGCCAACAGCAACCTTCCTCGACGAATCATCAAG GAGACGCAGAGACTTCTCAGCGAGCCAG CACCGGGGATCAGCGCTTCGCCCTCGGAGGAGAACATGCGGTACTTCAACGTCATGATCCTTGGTCCGGCGCAGTCACCCTACGAAG GGGGAGTTTTTAAGCTGGAACTCTTTTTACCCGAGGAATATCCGATGGCTGCCCCAAAG GTTAGGTTTCTGACCAAAATATACCATCCCAACATTGACAAG CTTGGTAGGATATGCCTTGACATTCTCAAGGATAAATGGAGTCCGGCTCTTCAGATTCGAACAGTTCTTTTGAG TATCCAGGCACTCCTAAGTGCACCAAATCCAGATGACCCTCTCTCTGAAAACATTGCTAAGCACTGGAAGTCCAATGAGGCAGAAGCTGTTGAAACAG CGAAGGAGTGGACTCGTCTGTATGCCAGTGGTGCATGA